A window of the Streptomyces sp. JB150 genome harbors these coding sequences:
- the lpdA gene encoding dihydrolipoyl dehydrogenase: MVEQDERFDVVVLGAGPGGYVAAIRAAQLGRRVAVIEEKYWGGVCLNVGCIPTKALLRNAELAHIVTREAKTFGIRSDSPITFDYGEAFRRSRKVADGRVKGVHYLMKKNKITEFDGRGVFLDPHTLQVTDYEGTTRTIGFDDCVIATGATPRLLPGTKRSARVVTYEEQILADDLPRSIVIAGAGAIGIEFGYVLHHYGVKVTIVEFLDRVAPTEDADVSAELAKQYRRLGIDLLTSTRVDTIDESGPQVRVTVTAKDGSQRVLEADKVLQAIGFAPNVEGYGLERTGVKLTDRGAIDIDARCRTSVPHIYAIGDVTAKLMLAHAAEAMGVVAAETIAGAETMELDYAMIPRATYCQPQIASFGFTEAQARDLGYDVQVATFPFTANGKAHGLGDSTGFVKLISDATHGELIGGHLIGPDVTELLPELTLAQQWDLTVHEVARNVHAHPTLGEAVKEAVHGLAGHMINF; encoded by the coding sequence ATGGTTGAGCAGGACGAGCGCTTCGACGTCGTCGTACTCGGCGCCGGCCCCGGCGGGTACGTCGCCGCCATCCGCGCCGCCCAGCTGGGCAGACGCGTCGCCGTCATCGAGGAGAAGTACTGGGGCGGCGTCTGCCTGAACGTCGGCTGCATCCCCACCAAGGCCCTGCTGCGCAACGCGGAACTCGCGCACATCGTCACCCGCGAGGCGAAGACCTTCGGCATCAGGTCGGACTCGCCGATCACCTTCGACTACGGGGAGGCGTTCCGGCGCAGCCGCAAGGTCGCCGACGGCCGGGTCAAGGGCGTCCACTACCTGATGAAGAAGAACAAGATCACGGAGTTCGACGGCCGCGGCGTCTTCCTCGACCCGCACACCCTCCAGGTCACCGACTACGAGGGCACCACCCGCACCATCGGCTTCGACGACTGCGTCATCGCCACCGGCGCCACCCCGAGGCTGCTGCCCGGCACCAAGCGCAGCGCGCGCGTGGTGACGTACGAGGAGCAGATCCTCGCCGACGACCTGCCCCGCTCGATCGTCATCGCGGGCGCCGGCGCCATCGGCATCGAGTTCGGGTACGTCCTGCACCACTACGGCGTGAAGGTCACGATCGTCGAGTTCCTGGACCGGGTCGCCCCAACCGAGGACGCCGACGTCTCCGCGGAACTCGCCAAGCAGTACCGCCGGCTCGGCATCGACCTGCTCACCTCGACCCGCGTCGACACCATCGACGAGTCCGGCCCGCAGGTCCGCGTCACCGTCACCGCCAAGGACGGCTCCCAGCGGGTCCTGGAGGCCGACAAGGTGCTCCAGGCGATCGGCTTCGCCCCGAACGTCGAAGGCTACGGGCTGGAGCGGACCGGGGTGAAGCTCACCGACCGGGGCGCGATCGACATCGACGCCCGCTGCCGCACCTCGGTGCCGCACATCTACGCCATCGGCGACGTCACCGCGAAGCTGATGCTGGCGCACGCCGCCGAGGCGATGGGCGTGGTCGCCGCGGAGACCATCGCGGGCGCGGAGACCATGGAACTCGACTACGCGATGATCCCGCGCGCCACCTACTGCCAGCCGCAGATCGCCAGCTTCGGCTTCACCGAGGCCCAGGCCCGCGACCTGGGATACGACGTGCAGGTCGCCACGTTCCCCTTCACCGCGAACGGCAAGGCGCACGGCCTCGGCGACTCCACCGGGTTCGTCAAGCTGATCAGCGACGCCACGCACGGCGAGCTGATCGGCGGCCACCTCATCGGCCCGGACGTCACCGAGCTGCTGCCCGAGCTGACCCTGGCCCAGCAGTGGGACCTGACGGTCCACGAAGTGGCCCGCAACGTGCACGCCCATCCGACGCTGGGGGAGGCGGTGAAGGAGGCGGTGCACGGCCTGGCCGGACACATGATCAATTTCTGA
- a CDS encoding Sir2 family NAD-dependent protein deacetylase — MSKPLVALLTGAGISTDSGIPDYRGPNGLWQRDPQAEKLVTYEYYMGDPEIRRRSWRMRREAGTLDARPNAAHLAVAELERSGVPVRVITQNVDGLHQLAGMPDRKVLELHGTARRYVCTACHARGPMEDALARLDAGEPDPPCRECGGILKPATVMFGERLDPMVLGEAVAITKACQVFVAVGTSLQVQPAAGLAGVAADHGARLIIVNAEPTPYDELADEVIREPIGTALPGLLRRLAGPEPSPGG; from the coding sequence ATGAGCAAGCCCCTCGTCGCCCTGCTGACCGGAGCGGGGATCTCCACCGACTCCGGCATCCCCGACTACCGCGGCCCGAACGGTCTCTGGCAGCGGGATCCGCAGGCCGAGAAGCTGGTGACGTACGAGTACTACATGGGCGATCCGGAGATCCGTCGCCGCTCCTGGCGGATGCGCCGCGAGGCCGGGACGCTCGACGCCCGGCCGAACGCGGCGCACCTGGCGGTGGCGGAGCTGGAGAGGTCCGGAGTGCCGGTGCGGGTGATCACCCAGAACGTGGACGGCCTGCACCAGCTGGCCGGGATGCCCGACCGCAAGGTGCTGGAACTGCACGGCACGGCACGCCGGTACGTGTGTACGGCGTGCCACGCGCGCGGCCCCATGGAGGACGCCCTCGCCCGGCTCGACGCCGGTGAGCCGGACCCGCCGTGCCGGGAGTGCGGCGGCATCCTCAAGCCGGCGACGGTGATGTTCGGCGAACGCCTGGACCCGATGGTGCTGGGCGAGGCGGTCGCGATCACGAAGGCGTGCCAGGTGTTCGTCGCCGTCGGCACCAGCCTCCAGGTGCAGCCCGCCGCCGGTCTCGCGGGCGTGGCCGCCGACCACGGCGCCCGCCTGATCATCGTCAACGCCGAGCCGACGCCGTACGACGAGCTGGCCGACGAGGTGATCCGCGAGCCGATCGGCACGGCCCTGCCCGGCCTTCTGCGCAGGCTGGCCGGCCCGGAGCCGTCGCCCGGCGGCTGA
- a CDS encoding metalloregulator ArsR/SmtB family transcription factor — MGHGAVTSAQSAPERVRLDADNVAKVATTLQALSTPSRLLILARLREGPLPATELAAEVGMEQSACSHQLRLLRNLGLVVGERRGRSVVYALHDHHVAELLDQAVYHVEHLRLGISDAAE; from the coding sequence ATGGGTCATGGAGCCGTCACCAGCGCGCAGAGCGCCCCCGAGCGCGTCCGTCTCGACGCGGACAACGTCGCCAAGGTGGCCACCACGCTCCAGGCCCTGTCCACCCCGTCCCGGCTGCTGATCCTCGCCCGGCTGCGCGAAGGGCCGCTGCCGGCCACCGAGTTGGCCGCCGAGGTGGGCATGGAGCAGTCGGCGTGCTCCCATCAGCTGCGCCTGCTGCGCAACCTGGGCCTGGTGGTGGGCGAGCGCCGCGGCCGGTCGGTGGTGTACGCGCTGCACGACCACCACGTGGCCGAACTCCTCGACCAGGCCGTGTACCACGTGGAGCATCTGCGCCTGGGGATCAGCGACGCGGCGGAGTAG
- a CDS encoding ADP-ribosylglycohydrolase family protein, giving the protein MTSPGTPPDLADRVLGGWLGRIAGNMLGKPVEQGEVWTRERIDRYLRRAGALPLTDYLPEPPADAHDLPPLRPEWRACVRGRIDGSCRDDDVDYAILGLHLLETYGFGFSTEQVGDLWLLRLPYLQTFTAERAAYRNLANGRRPPLTATYDNPYQEWIGALIRADVHGWTRPGAPREAASLARRDAVLSHTGNGVYGAMWAAALISAAFTAPTVRHAVDTALGVVPASSRLARAVRRVVSLHDTGMAWQDTLATVSEETAGLHWIHVVPNAAVLTAGLLYGDGDFTRTIALTVRGGLDTDSNGATAGSVAGVLGGARGIPPQWTEPLRDTVRSAVFGFDGVRISELAERTLRLAGAEA; this is encoded by the coding sequence ATGACCTCTCCAGGCACCCCACCGGACCTCGCCGACCGCGTCCTCGGCGGCTGGCTGGGCCGGATCGCGGGCAACATGCTGGGCAAGCCGGTCGAGCAGGGCGAGGTGTGGACCCGCGAGCGCATCGACCGCTATCTGCGCCGCGCCGGCGCCCTGCCGCTGACCGACTACCTGCCCGAGCCACCCGCCGACGCCCACGACCTGCCGCCGCTGCGCCCGGAGTGGCGCGCGTGCGTCCGGGGCCGGATCGACGGCAGCTGCCGCGACGACGACGTCGACTACGCGATCCTCGGGCTGCACCTGCTGGAGACGTACGGCTTCGGCTTCAGTACCGAGCAGGTCGGCGACCTGTGGCTGCTGCGGCTGCCGTATCTGCAGACCTTCACGGCGGAGCGCGCCGCCTACCGCAATCTCGCGAACGGGCGGCGGCCGCCGCTGACCGCGACGTACGACAACCCCTACCAGGAGTGGATTGGCGCCCTGATCCGCGCCGACGTGCACGGCTGGACCCGCCCCGGCGCCCCGCGGGAGGCGGCGTCGCTGGCCCGCCGGGACGCGGTACTCTCGCACACCGGCAACGGCGTCTACGGCGCGATGTGGGCGGCGGCGCTGATCTCCGCCGCGTTCACCGCGCCCACGGTCCGGCACGCCGTCGACACGGCGCTGGGCGTCGTCCCGGCGAGCAGCCGGCTGGCGCGCGCCGTGCGCCGGGTGGTCTCGCTGCACGACACCGGGATGGCCTGGCAGGACACGCTGGCGACGGTGTCCGAGGAGACCGCGGGGCTGCACTGGATCCACGTGGTGCCGAACGCGGCCGTGCTCACCGCGGGGCTGCTGTACGGCGACGGCGACTTCACCCGCACGATCGCGCTCACCGTGCGCGGCGGCCTCGACACCGACTCCAACGGGGCCACGGCGGGCTCGGTGGCCGGGGTGCTGGGCGGTGCGCGGGGCATCCCGCCGCAGTGGACCGAACCGCTGCGGGACACGGTGCGCAGCGCGGTGTTCGGCTTCGACGGGGTGCGGATCAGCGAGCTGGCGGAGCGGACGCTGCGGCTGGCGGGGGCGGAGGCGTAG
- a CDS encoding type II toxin-antitoxin system VapB family antitoxin codes for MAKVTVSLDAELVVEAMVLAGVGSPQDAVELVLRDYIRRGHRTEARLATRDEALREVDVKPRDEG; via the coding sequence ATGGCCAAGGTCACCGTCTCGCTCGACGCCGAACTCGTCGTGGAAGCCATGGTGCTCGCCGGTGTCGGCAGCCCCCAGGACGCGGTCGAACTCGTCCTGCGCGACTACATCCGGCGCGGCCACCGCACCGAGGCCCGCCTCGCCACCCGCGACGAGGCGCTGCGCGAGGTCGACGTCAAGCCGCGCGACGAGGGCTGA
- a CDS encoding methylated-DNA--[protein]-cysteine S-methyltransferase codes for MIDSPYGPLTLVADDGVLCGVYMEDQRHRPAEDTFGPRDERPFAEAEAQLEAYFAGELTEFTLPLRLHGTPFQRRVWEHLRTIPYGETRTYGQLATALGNPKASRAVGLANGRNPIGIIVPCHRVVGTDGSLTGYGGGLARKQRLLDFEAGTALF; via the coding sequence GTGATCGACAGCCCGTACGGCCCGCTGACCCTGGTCGCCGACGACGGCGTCCTGTGCGGCGTCTACATGGAGGACCAGCGCCACCGCCCCGCCGAGGACACCTTCGGCCCCCGCGACGAGCGCCCCTTCGCCGAGGCCGAGGCCCAGCTCGAGGCCTACTTCGCGGGCGAGCTGACCGAGTTCACGCTCCCGCTCCGGCTGCACGGCACCCCGTTCCAGCGCCGCGTCTGGGAGCACCTGCGCACCATCCCGTACGGCGAGACCCGCACCTACGGGCAGCTCGCCACCGCCCTCGGCAACCCCAAGGCGTCGCGCGCGGTCGGCCTCGCCAACGGCCGCAACCCCATCGGCATCATCGTCCCCTGCCACCGCGTCGTCGGCACCGACGGCAGCCTCACCGGCTACGGCGGCGGACTGGCCCGCAAACAGCGCCTGCTGGACTTCGAGGCGGGCACGGCCCTGTTCTGA
- a CDS encoding DUF6343 family protein, whose amino-acid sequence MHHDHAPPVDRTGTEPATARSALRLRLLLSAAFLPLFAAAAVLLGLWAADSAPGDSPGRGPLTVLAVVCAALAVVAAVDLAVVRRRMRRAGGGGAHRRR is encoded by the coding sequence GTGCACCACGACCACGCCCCGCCGGTAGACCGCACCGGCACCGAGCCCGCCACCGCGCGCAGCGCGCTGCGCCTGCGGCTGCTGCTGAGCGCCGCGTTCCTGCCGCTGTTCGCCGCGGCCGCCGTCCTGCTCGGCCTCTGGGCGGCGGACTCGGCACCCGGGGACAGCCCCGGCCGCGGCCCGCTGACCGTCCTCGCGGTCGTCTGCGCCGCGCTCGCCGTGGTCGCCGCCGTGGACCTGGCCGTCGTACGGCGCCGGATGCGCCGCGCGGGGGGCGGCGGCGCGCACCGCCGGAGGTAG
- a CDS encoding heavy metal translocating P-type ATPase has product MSATLAPQTTPVRSLTPPRRRTRVLALPEARWALAALVAFLLGLALDLGGAPVWAYGIPYAVAYVTGGWEPALEGLRALREKTLDVDLLMIVAALGAAGIGQVLDGALLIVIFATSGALEALATARTADSVRGLLDLAPATATRVRADGTEETVPTADLAVGDVLLIRPGERIGADGTVLDGTSEADQATITGEPLPVVKRPGDEVFAGTLNGTGSLRVRVDRDPADSVIARIVTLVEEASRTKAPTQLFIEKIEQRYAVGVVAATLAVFAVPLAFGENLTEALLRAMTFMIVASPCAVVLATMPPLLSAIANAGRHGVLVKSAVAMERLGEVDATALDKTGTLTEGTPEVTAARPLPGSGLDEDRLLALAAAAEHPSEHPLARAVVAAARARDLPIATAQEFTATPGEGVTATVDGRRITVGRPKDAVHTEDPGRGSLPGDRGPGSGDPRGATVVTVTRDGVPVGTLALTDRLRPDAAATTAELTALTGTAPVLLTGDNAHTAARVAEATGLTDVRAELLPEDKVKAVRALQESGRKVLFVGDGVNDAPALAAAHSGIAMGRAGSDLALETADAVIVRDELATVPAVVRLSRAARRLVVQNLVIAGTFITVLVVWDLAGHLPLPLGVAGHEGSTVLVGLNGLRLLRESAWRSGSAQAGRG; this is encoded by the coding sequence GTGTCCGCGACTCTCGCTCCCCAGACGACCCCTGTCCGCTCCCTGACGCCGCCGCGCCGCCGCACCCGCGTCCTCGCCCTGCCCGAGGCCCGCTGGGCGCTCGCCGCGCTGGTCGCCTTCCTGCTGGGCCTCGCGCTCGACCTCGGGGGCGCGCCCGTGTGGGCCTACGGCATCCCGTACGCGGTCGCCTACGTGACCGGCGGCTGGGAACCGGCCCTCGAAGGCCTGCGCGCCCTGCGCGAGAAGACCCTCGACGTCGACCTGCTGATGATCGTCGCCGCCCTGGGCGCGGCCGGGATCGGCCAGGTCCTCGACGGCGCGCTGCTCATCGTCATCTTCGCCACCTCCGGCGCCCTGGAGGCCCTGGCCACCGCTCGCACCGCCGACTCGGTGCGCGGCCTGCTCGACCTGGCGCCCGCCACCGCGACCCGGGTCCGCGCCGACGGCACCGAGGAGACCGTGCCGACCGCCGACCTCGCCGTCGGCGACGTCCTGCTGATCCGCCCGGGGGAGCGGATCGGCGCCGACGGCACGGTCCTGGACGGCACCAGCGAGGCCGACCAGGCCACGATTACCGGCGAGCCCCTGCCGGTGGTCAAGCGCCCCGGCGACGAGGTCTTCGCCGGCACCCTCAACGGCACCGGCTCGCTCCGGGTCCGCGTCGACCGCGACCCCGCCGACTCCGTCATCGCCCGCATCGTCACCCTGGTCGAGGAGGCGTCCCGCACCAAGGCGCCCACCCAGCTGTTCATCGAGAAGATCGAACAGCGGTACGCCGTGGGCGTGGTGGCCGCCACCCTCGCCGTCTTCGCCGTCCCCCTCGCCTTCGGCGAGAACCTCACCGAGGCCCTGCTCCGCGCGATGACCTTCATGATCGTCGCCTCCCCGTGCGCGGTCGTCCTCGCCACCATGCCGCCGCTGCTGTCCGCCATCGCCAACGCCGGCCGGCACGGCGTCCTGGTCAAGTCGGCCGTCGCGATGGAACGCCTCGGCGAGGTCGACGCCACCGCCCTCGACAAGACCGGCACCCTCACCGAGGGCACCCCCGAGGTCACGGCCGCACGGCCGCTGCCCGGCTCCGGGCTCGACGAGGACCGGCTGCTGGCCCTCGCCGCCGCGGCGGAGCACCCCAGCGAGCACCCGCTGGCCCGGGCGGTCGTGGCGGCGGCGCGGGCCCGCGACCTGCCGATCGCCACGGCGCAGGAGTTCACCGCGACGCCGGGGGAGGGCGTCACCGCGACGGTGGACGGCCGGCGGATCACGGTCGGCCGGCCGAAGGACGCCGTCCACACCGAAGACCCCGGCCGAGGCTCCCTGCCCGGCGACCGGGGCCCCGGCTCCGGTGACCCGCGCGGCGCCACCGTCGTCACCGTCACCCGCGACGGCGTCCCCGTCGGCACCCTCGCCCTCACCGACCGCCTGCGCCCCGACGCCGCGGCGACCACCGCCGAGCTGACCGCCCTCACCGGCACCGCCCCGGTCCTCCTCACCGGCGACAACGCGCACACCGCCGCCCGCGTCGCCGAGGCCACCGGGCTCACCGACGTCCGCGCGGAACTGCTGCCCGAGGACAAGGTGAAGGCCGTCCGCGCCCTCCAGGAGTCCGGCCGCAAGGTGTTGTTCGTCGGCGACGGCGTCAACGACGCGCCCGCCCTCGCCGCCGCCCACTCCGGCATCGCGATGGGGCGCGCCGGGTCCGACCTGGCGCTGGAGACCGCCGACGCGGTCATCGTCCGCGACGAACTCGCCACCGTCCCCGCGGTCGTCCGCCTGTCCCGCGCCGCCCGCCGCCTGGTGGTGCAGAACCTGGTCATCGCCGGCACCTTCATCACCGTCCTCGTCGTCTGGGACCTGGCCGGCCACCTCCCGCTGCCGCTCGGCGTCGCCGGCCACGAGGGATCGACCGTGCTGGTCGGACTGAACGGGCTGCGGCTGCTGCGGGAGTCCGCGTGGCGATCCGGGTCCGCGCAGGCCGGCCGAGGATGA
- a CDS encoding CBS domain-containing protein, which translates to MTATTRHVRDVMSPGATAVEPMTTLTEAARVMREQNIGDVLVAYDCDLFGVLTDRDITVRAVAEGRDPRVTTVGSLCTRPPVITLDPDDTTDHAVELMRRHALRRLPVVEHGGCPVGMVTLGDLATTEDPHSALADISRAAPNR; encoded by the coding sequence ATGACCGCCACGACCAGGCACGTGCGGGACGTGATGTCGCCGGGCGCGACCGCCGTCGAACCCATGACGACCCTCACCGAGGCCGCCCGGGTCATGCGCGAGCAGAACATCGGCGACGTCCTCGTGGCCTACGACTGTGATCTGTTCGGGGTCCTCACCGACCGGGACATCACGGTCCGGGCCGTCGCCGAGGGCCGCGACCCGCGGGTCACCACCGTCGGCTCGCTGTGCACCCGGCCGCCCGTGATCACCCTCGACCCGGACGACACCACCGACCACGCCGTGGAGCTGATGCGGCGGCACGCCCTGCGCCGGCTGCCCGTCGTGGAGCACGGCGGCTGCCCCGTCGGCATGGTCACCCTCGGGGACCTCGCCACCACCGAGGACCCGCACTCCGCCCTCGCCGACATCAGCCGCGCGGCCCCCAACCGCTGA
- a CDS encoding AlkA N-terminal domain-containing protein: MQTGMHTDTERCVRAVQSKDARFDGWFFTAVLTTGIYCRPSCPVVPPKPENMVFHPSAAACQQAGFRACKRCRPDTTPGSPEWNQRADAVARAMRLIADGVVDREGVPGLAARLGYSTRQIERQLLAELGAGPLALARAQRAQTARLLIETTALPMAEIAFAAGFASIRTFNDTVREVYALTPSELRGRTPRGTAPATPGAISLRLPFRAPLNPDNLFGHLAATAVPGVEEWRAGAYRRTLRLPYGHGVAALTPKPDHIACRLTLTDLRDLPVAISRCRRLLDLDADPVAVDDRLRTDPVLAPLVDKAPGRRVPRTVDEAEFAVRAVLGQQVSTAAARTHAARLVTAHGERIDDPEGGLTHLFPTPDALAAADPQSLAMPRTRRTTFTTLVRELADGSLRLGVESDWAQTRARLLALPGFGPWTVDVIAMRALGDPDAFLPTDLGIRRAARDLGLPATPAALTARAAAWRPWRAYAVQYLWATDNHPINFLPV; the protein is encoded by the coding sequence ATGCAGACGGGAATGCACACCGACACCGAGCGCTGTGTCCGCGCCGTCCAGTCCAAGGACGCCCGGTTCGACGGCTGGTTCTTCACCGCCGTCCTGACGACGGGGATCTACTGCCGGCCCAGCTGCCCGGTCGTGCCGCCCAAGCCCGAGAACATGGTGTTCCACCCGAGCGCGGCGGCCTGCCAGCAGGCCGGCTTCCGGGCCTGCAAGCGCTGCCGCCCGGACACCACCCCCGGCTCCCCGGAGTGGAACCAGCGCGCGGACGCCGTCGCCCGGGCCATGCGGCTGATCGCCGACGGCGTCGTGGACCGCGAAGGCGTCCCCGGCCTCGCCGCCCGGCTCGGTTACAGCACCCGGCAGATCGAACGCCAGCTGCTCGCCGAGCTGGGCGCCGGCCCGCTCGCCCTGGCCCGCGCCCAGCGCGCCCAGACCGCCCGCCTGCTGATCGAGACGACGGCCCTGCCCATGGCGGAGATCGCCTTCGCCGCGGGCTTCGCCTCCATCCGCACCTTCAACGACACCGTCCGCGAGGTGTACGCCCTCACCCCGAGCGAGCTGCGCGGCCGCACTCCGCGCGGGACCGCCCCGGCGACCCCCGGAGCGATCTCCCTCCGCCTCCCCTTCCGCGCCCCGCTCAACCCCGACAACCTCTTCGGCCACCTCGCCGCCACCGCCGTCCCCGGCGTCGAGGAGTGGCGCGCCGGCGCCTACCGCCGCACCCTGCGCCTCCCGTACGGCCACGGCGTCGCCGCCCTGACCCCGAAGCCGGACCACATCGCCTGCCGCCTCACCCTCACCGACCTGCGCGACCTGCCCGTCGCCATCAGCCGCTGCCGCCGCCTGCTCGACCTGGACGCCGACCCGGTCGCCGTCGACGACCGGCTGCGCACCGACCCGGTCCTCGCCCCGCTGGTCGACAAGGCACCCGGCCGGCGCGTCCCGCGCACCGTGGACGAGGCCGAGTTCGCCGTCCGGGCCGTGCTCGGCCAGCAGGTGTCCACGGCCGCCGCGCGCACCCACGCCGCCCGCCTCGTCACCGCGCACGGCGAGCGGATCGACGACCCGGAGGGCGGCCTCACCCACCTCTTCCCGACACCGGACGCGCTCGCCGCCGCCGACCCGCAGTCCCTGGCGATGCCCCGCACCCGCCGCACCACGTTCACCACCCTGGTCCGCGAACTCGCCGACGGATCACTCCGGTTGGGCGTGGAGAGCGACTGGGCGCAGACCCGCGCCCGGCTCCTGGCCCTGCCCGGCTTCGGCCCCTGGACGGTGGACGTCATCGCGATGCGCGCCCTCGGCGACCCCGACGCCTTCCTCCCCACCGACCTCGGCATCCGCCGCGCCGCCCGCGACCTGGGCCTGCCCGCCACCCCCGCGGCGCTCACCGCCCGCGCGGCGGCCTGGCGGCCCTGGCGGGCCTACGCCGTCCAGTACCTGTGGGCGACGGACAACCACCCCATCAACTTCCTTCCGGTCTAG
- a CDS encoding Hsp20/alpha crystallin family protein: MNTPARRGGGPLEPRRGPGRGGGPWDWDPLAELRRLRRDTDADRAGDQGTAPAWGGVAWGPAVEEEETDDAYEIHARLPGVPRERIAVDIDAHELRISGELGEEERARTLSRPDGRFLYRTTLPAGADPERAEAELTDGVLRVRMPKSATPKRRRLRIGGTDDGTGVGTGVGTDPATGRTAQATEPSGSAGPAGTAGPAEATEAAAPASGRPARAAEHETHRNTDRTGADT, translated from the coding sequence ATGAACACGCCTGCGCGGCGTGGCGGCGGCCCCCTGGAGCCGCGGCGGGGGCCGGGCCGGGGCGGCGGACCGTGGGACTGGGACCCGCTCGCGGAGCTGCGGCGGCTGCGGCGTGACACGGATGCGGACCGCGCCGGCGACCAGGGCACCGCGCCGGCCTGGGGCGGCGTCGCCTGGGGGCCCGCGGTCGAGGAGGAGGAGACCGACGACGCCTACGAGATCCACGCCCGGCTGCCCGGCGTCCCGCGCGAGCGGATCGCCGTCGACATCGACGCACACGAACTGCGGATTTCCGGCGAACTCGGCGAGGAGGAGCGGGCACGCACCCTCTCCCGGCCCGACGGCCGCTTCCTCTACCGCACCACCCTGCCCGCGGGAGCCGACCCTGAGCGGGCCGAGGCGGAGCTGACCGACGGCGTCCTGCGGGTCCGGATGCCCAAGTCCGCGACGCCGAAACGGCGCCGCCTGCGGATCGGCGGGACGGACGACGGGACGGGTGTCGGGACGGGCGTCGGGACGGACCCGGCGACCGGACGAACGGCACAGGCAACGGAACCATCGGGATCAGCGGGACCAGCGGGAACAGCGGGACCAGCAGAGGCAACGGAAGCGGCGGCACCGGCGAGCGGTCGGCCGGCCCGCGCGGCCGAGCACGAGACGCACCGGAACACGGACCGGACGGGGGCGGACACATGA
- a CDS encoding NUDIX hydrolase gives MTNAQDFAAYIAGLPRVLAGAAALFRDAEGRVLLVEPNYREGWALPGGTVESDDGETPRQGARRETAEEIGLDRTIGRLLAVDWVQGPGRPPLVAYLYDGGVLDEDDFKAIRLQEEELLSWRLVPREELTDYLPDALGHRVLAALDVLADGSGPVELENGRRVA, from the coding sequence ATGACCAACGCTCAGGACTTCGCCGCGTACATCGCCGGCCTGCCCCGGGTGCTCGCCGGGGCCGCCGCGCTCTTCCGGGACGCCGAGGGACGGGTGCTGCTCGTCGAACCCAACTACCGGGAGGGCTGGGCGCTGCCGGGCGGCACCGTCGAGTCCGACGACGGCGAGACCCCGCGCCAGGGCGCGCGCCGCGAGACGGCCGAGGAGATCGGCCTCGACCGCACGATCGGCCGGCTGCTCGCCGTGGACTGGGTGCAGGGGCCCGGCCGGCCGCCGCTGGTGGCGTACCTGTACGACGGCGGTGTGCTCGACGAGGACGACTTCAAGGCCATCCGGCTCCAGGAGGAGGAACTGCTGTCCTGGCGGCTGGTCCCCCGCGAGGAGCTGACCGACTACCTGCCGGACGCCCTGGGCCACCGCGTCCTGGCCGCCCTGGACGTCCTGGCGGACGGCTCGGGTCCGGTGGAGCTGGAGAACGGCCGGCGCGTGGCGTGA